Proteins from one Rosa chinensis cultivar Old Blush chromosome 7, RchiOBHm-V2, whole genome shotgun sequence genomic window:
- the LOC121050636 gene encoding secreted RxLR effector protein 161-like, translating into METCASGEVPMSKGDKLTKKQSPKNEVEKVDMESKPYARLVGSLMYAQVCTRPDLSFAISILSRFQSNPVHEHWVAGKKVLRYLQRTKNHMLVYRQMEKLKRVGYTDSDFAGNYPDSKKSTCGYVFMLAGGAVAWKTMKQTFVTSTMQAEFIAVYEGMCEGLWIRNFLMQTRILSHIVSDALVIHCDNEAVVFFSKNSKRSNNSKHIDLKYYSVRERVKHGEILVLSISTDSQLADPFTKGLSVAAFKKHIENIGVLPSLES; encoded by the coding sequence ATGGAGACTTGTGCATCAGGGGAAGTTCCAATGTCTAAGGGAGATAAGCTCACTAAGAAACAAAGTCCAAAGAATGAAGTAGAAAAGGTGGATATGGAATCCAAGCCTTATGCAAGGCTTGTTGGCAGCCTAATGTATGCTCAGGTCTGCACTAGACCTGATTTGTCTTTTGCAATTAGTATTCTTTCTAGGTTTCAGTCTAATCCAGTTCATGAACACTGGGTAGCTGGAAAGAAAGTACTCAGGTACTTGCAAAGGACTAAAAACCACATGCTTGTGTATAGACAGATGGAGAAATTGAAGCGTGTAGGATACACAGACTCAGACTTTGCAGGAAATTATCCTGATTCCAAGAAATCGACTTGTGGGTATGTTTTTATGCTTGCAGGAGGGGCTGTTGCCTGGAAGACTATGAAACAAACCTTTGTCACATCTACAATGCAGGcagaatttattgcagtatatgaaggaatgtgtgaagGGCTATGGATTAGAAATTTTCTGATGCAAACTAGGATTTTAAGTCATATAGTTTCAGATGCTCTTGTAATtcattgtgacaatgaggcagTTGTGTTCTTCAGTaaaaacagtaaaaggtcaaataactCAAAGCATATTGACCTCAAGTATTacagtgtgagagagagagtcaagCATGGAGAAATTTTAGTATTGAGTATAAGCACAGACTCTCAGCTTGCAGATCCCTTCACCAAGGGATTGTCAGTTGCAGCCTTCAAAAAGCATATTGAGAACATTGGTGTTTTGCCTAGTTTAGAATCTTGA
- the LOC112179533 gene encoding AP-2 complex subunit mu: MPVAASAVYFLNLRGDVLINRLYRDDVGGNMVDAFRMHIMQTKELGTCPVRQIGGCSFFYMRISNVYIVIVVSSNANVACAFKFVVEAVALFKSYFGGAFDEDAIRNNFVLIYELLDEIMDFGYPQNLSPEILKLYITQEGVRSPFSSKPTDKPVPNATLQVTGAVGWRREGLVYKKNEVFLDIVESVNLLMSSKGSVLRCDVTGKILMKCFLSGMPDLKLGLNDKIGLEKESQIKSRPTKSGKTIELDDVTFHQCVNLTRFNSEKTVSFVPPDGEFELMKYRITEGVNLPFRVLPTIKELGRTRIEVNVKVKSVFGAKMFALGVVIKIPVPKQTAKTSFQVTSGRAKYNAAIDCLVWKIRKFPGQTEPTLSAEVELISTMTEKKSWTRPPIQMEFQVPMFTASGLRVRFLKVWEKSGYNTVEWVRYITKAGSYEIRC; encoded by the exons ATGCCGGTGGCTGCTTCCGCCGTTTACTTCTTGAACCTCCGCGGAGATGTCCTCATCAACCGTCTCTACCGTGATGACGTCGG TGGAAATATGGTGGATGCGTTCCGAATGCATATAATGCAAACAAAAGAGCTTGGTACATGTCCTGTGCGGCAGATTGGTGGATGCTCTTTCTTTTACATGAGAATCAGCAATGTTTACATTGTGATTGTAGTCAGCAGCAATGCGAATGTAGCTTGTGCCTTCAAGTTTGTGGTCGAG GCCGTTGCGCTGTTCAAATCCTATTTTGGTGGGGCTTTTGATGAAGATGCAATTCGTAataattttgttttgatttatgAGCTGTTGGACG AAATTATGGATTTTGGTTATCCCCAGAATCTTTCTCCAGAAATTTTAAAGCTTTACATCACCCAGGAAGGAGTGCGTTCGCCCTTCTCTTCTAAG cctacaGATAAACCTGTCCCTAATGCAACTCTGCAAGTTACAGGTGCTGTCGGTTGGCGGAGAGAGGGCCTTGTTTATAAAAAGAATGAG GTTTTCTTGGATATTGTGGAAAGTGTAAATCTTTTGATGTCTTCCAAAG GTAGTGTTCTACGCTGCGATGTAACTGGGAAGATTCTTATGAAGTGCTTTCTATCTGGAATGCCTGATTTGAAGTTAGGGTTGAATGATAAGATTGGCCTTGAGAAAGAGTCGCAAATTAAATCTCGTCCTACCAAAAG TGGAAAAACTATTGAGCTCGATGATGTTACTTTCCATCAATGTGTAAATTTGACGAGGTTTAACTCAGAGAAGACAGTTAGTTTTGTGCCACCTGATGGTGAATTCGAATTGATGAA GTACCGTATAACTGAGGGTGTGAATCTTCCGTTCCGAGTATTGCCCACAATTAAGGAACTCGGTAGAACTCGCATTGAAGTAAATGTTAAG GTAAAGAGTGTTTTTGGTGCCAAGATGTTTGCGCTTGGGGTTGTCATCAAAATTCCTGTGCCAAAACAAACGGCAAAAACAAGTTTTCAAGTGACCTCTGGTCGAGCGAAGTACAATGCTGCTATTgattgcttggtttggaa GATAAGAAAGTTTCCGGGACAAACTGAGCCAACTTTGAGTGCGGAAGTTGAGCTGATTTCCACGATGACAGAAAAGAAGTCTTGGACAAGACCGCCAATTCAGATGGAGTTCCAG GTTCCAATGTTTACAGCATCTGGTTTACGTGTACGTTTTCTCAAG GTATGGGAGAAAAGTGGTTACAATACTGTTGAGTGGGTTCGCTATATCACCAAAGCTGGTTCATATGAGATTAGGTGCTAG